From a region of the Triticum aestivum cultivar Chinese Spring chromosome 7D, IWGSC CS RefSeq v2.1, whole genome shotgun sequence genome:
- the LOC123168379 gene encoding nuclear transcription factor Y subunit C-4, whose translation MEPSSQPQPATGDVVAGGSQVYPASAYPPAATIAVAPGIIPAASQPASPFPANPAQLTAQNQLIYEQAQQFHQQLQQQQQRQLQQFWAERLSEIDQATDFKNHTLPLARIKKIMKADEDVRMISAEAPVVFAKACEIFILELTLRSWMHTEENKRRTLQKNDIAAAITRTDVYDFLVDIIPRDEMREEGVGLPRAGQPPLLGAPADASYPYYYPQQVPGAVMGYGGQQGHLPYVWQDPQEQQQHQGHPGEQQQSESG comes from the coding sequence ATGGAACCGTCTTCACAACCTCAGCCTGCAACGGGTGATGTTGTTGCTGGTGGATCACAAGTGTATCCTGCCTCAGCCTATCCGCCTGCAGCAACAATAGCCGTAGCTCCTGGTATCATTCCTGCCGCTTCACAGCCAGCATCACCATTCCCTGCCAATCCAGCGCAGCTCACTGCTCAAAACCAGCTTATCTACGAGCAAGCGCAGCAATTCCACCAGCAGCTCCAGCAGCAACAGCAGAGGCAGCTGCAGCAGTTCTGGGCCGAGCGACTGTCGGAGATTGATCAGGCCACCGACTTCAAGAACCACACCTTGCCGCTCGCCAGGATAAAGAAGATCATGAAGGCCGACGAGGACGTCCGCATGATCTCGGCCGAGGCCCCGGTGGTCTTCGCAAAGGCGTGCGAGATATTCATCCTGGAGCTGACGCTGAGGTCGTGGATGCACACCGAGGAGAACAAGCGGCGGACCTTGCAGAAGAATGAcatcgccgccgccatcaccaGGACCGACGTCTACGACTTCCTGGTGGACATAATCCCCAGGGATGAGATGAGGGAGGAGGGAGTTGGGCTTCCCAGGGCCGGGCAGCCGCCGCTCTTGGGGGCTCCGGCTGACGCGTCGTACCCGTACTACTATCCGCAGCAGGTGCCAGGTGCGGTGATGGGGTACGGTGGCCAGCAGGGCCATCTGCCGTATGTGTGGCAAGATCCTCAGGAGCAGCAACAGCACCAGGGGCATCCTGGGGAGCAGCAGCAATCTGAAAGCGGTTGA